From one Mytilus edulis chromosome 1, xbMytEdul2.2, whole genome shotgun sequence genomic stretch:
- the LOC139513670 gene encoding dentin sialophosphoprotein-like, whose protein sequence is MGYKECQDEILRHLIDTEGMDLKDGFFQRITTFLDHSSKKHLRLSTVKTAPEIQDVKPNDSLTSEAPVSNFSSQSNGQMLQGMGVSENNIAMIKQDEHLCTLLKRTEQTSSRTSGYSSIRSQSLSEGSVSCITLQSVQGDTADRDERNGSRGSLYSSEENSSEGTNDSKIDYHKSHTYKFKHNITKRFSEERSSWDHKSERSSDSMENENEQGKRKIVSYSTSSPSTEYSQYLGSENSSTNSNCKENKNPHDQNDFGKDGRFDSKQVPLPAFVLHPLGTHYVPVSIPPTYFKSVFKDDTKGSSAYHPISIPVNFCGPSVSIQTQV, encoded by the exons ATGGGATATAAAGAATGTCAGGATGAAATACTGCGACATTTAATTGACACTGAAGGGATGGATCTTAAAGATGGCTTTTTTCAGAGAATTACAACTTTTTTAGATCATAGCAGTAAGAAACATCTTAGATTATCAACAG tAAAAACTGCACCTGAGATCCAAGATGTAAAGCCTAATGATTCTTTGACGTCAGAAGCACCAGTTTCAAATTTTAGCTCACAGAGCAATGGTCAAATGCTACAAGGCATGGGAGTTTCAGAAAACAACATTGCAATGATAAAACAAGATGAACATCTTTGTACCCTGCTAAAGCGAACAGAACAAACATCAAGCCGAACATCAGGATACAGCAGCATCAGAAGCCAGTCATTGTCAGAAGGAAGTGTATCGTGCATTACACTACAGTCAGTTCAGGGAGATACAGCAGATAGAGATGAACGTAACGGCTCTAGAGGCAGTTTATACTCCAGTGAGGAAAATTCATCTGAGGGAACTAATGACAGTAAGATTGATTACCACAAGTCACATACGTACAAATTTAAGCACAATATAACAAAAAGGTTTTCTGAAGAAAGAAGTTCTTGGGATCACAAAAGTGAAAGATCTTCAGATTCAATGGAGAATGAAAATGAACAAGGAAAGCGAAAAATAGTAAGCTACAGTACTTCAAGCCCCAGCACTGAATACAGTCAATACTTAGGATCAGAAAATAGCTCTACAAATAGTAATTGCAAGGAAAATAAAAATCCACATGATCAGAATGACTTTGGGAAGGATGGTCGTTTTGATTCAAAACAGGTGCCTTTACCCGCCTTTGTGCTTCACCCTCTTGGAACACATTATGTTCCCGTATCAATACCTCCTACATATTTCAAAAGTGTGTTTAAAGACGATACTAAAGGATCATCAGCATATCATCCCATTAGTATCCCGGTGAACTTCTGTGGTCCAAGTGTTTCCATACAAACACAGGTATAA